Part of the Impatiens glandulifera chromosome 8, dImpGla2.1, whole genome shotgun sequence genome is shown below.
cttatatttttcattcataatatgattatttatatttcaaatttaaaccttcatatttaatttattatgtttaaatttgaaattaaatatgatgactttaattttaaaaagtaaaatttcctttttattttatgttaatattatattatacaaaattatacaataaatataatgaaactAAACCCATTAACTTGTATAAGTAAAGTTTatattctcatatttattatacctTTCTAAACTCCTAGAACATCTCTATTATTCCATTCCTTTCTGCAATTGCAATAACACGGGTCAACTCCtctctcaaataaaaaatttggatgaaaatcaattttcttgttttactattataaaatgtgaaaaaagaaataaatattccaattttaaattgagttataattagtttataataatattagtattaaatatttcattcgGCCAAGGGGGGCCAAGGGGAGCGACTTCTTCAAGTATGGGGACGATGTCCACTCATGCATCGGAGATAAGTTTCGAGGCATTGGTTAAGTCGCTCTGTTTGCCCATCCGTTTCCGGGTTCTAACCGGAGCTTAAAGAGGTTTGTGTGCCCAGGAGCAAGAATAAATGCTGCCAGAATAAGCTTGTGAAAATCTAATTCAACCCATCTTtctttcttattaaataaaaaatcatttgcATGAAGTGAATCTCTTTCTATTGGATGTCATTGATTAATACTTTTactataaaatttgaaaaaaaaataagaaaaaaaaaaataatgtgacACAATGgttgagaaataattttttttaattttttttttatgtaatgtCATTCTCTCCTTTATCCCTCATTTTTACTATTTCCTTCTtcaatttacataattaaacatttaatatttccTTCTtcaatttacataattaaacatcGAACATACAATCTCATGTAATTAAACATCCAATTTTTAAtgatatttcaattattcaaagTTGAATTGTCAATTTGGAAAATTATACAttgtcatatataaatttatgtttcttCCTCTCCCCcctaaaacaaaatttgaattcaattttcaattattttcttgtttAATTTATAGAACAGCTTTTAAACCTGTCAAAAAACCCTAAATTCAATTCAATCTTGTCACTGCTAAAATAACTCCATTGGCACATTTGAAATTCTACATGTTTGTTTAGTCATTCCAAATCACTTTTAAAGGTAACATATTGAAATTCTTGGCTCAAAGTGATTATAAAGAATACCCAACAAAAATGAATTCTAATCTGAAACTCACAAGAAATCAATCCAACAAATTCAAagcaaaacaattattttaatgcAGATAGAATAGAAAAGTCTATATTGAGATTGATTATAACCAGCTTTTGTACATCAAGCTTGAAAATAATAGGCTAAATCACTAccattcattttcttctttgatttcttcCATGAAAATGCATTAAAAAGTCTATACATTCCTAATAGTTGTTGCATACtatgaattaataatagtttttcttcttcttgcaattGATCTATGATGAAGGGTGCTgcttgttatatattatataatagaacACCTCTTTCATTCTTTCAAGTGGAATGATATAAGACTAACCGAATCTTCATGGAATATGAATGATATGCGCCCGATGCTCAAGATTCATCTCTTCTGTTTCTTCGTCTGAAGAAGAACCCATAGTTGTAGGAGACTCCTGAATTTCATGAAAAATAGTATGAAATGATCATAAGTGTAAAAGAATAAAGTTTTTAACTTTTTGGTTTGTGAAAGGATTTTAAACTCACCCTTTGGCGACGAGCACACCGGATAGCATTCACAGCCTTTGCGATTATGTAAATAGGAAGTACAATACCCGAAACACGAAGGAGTAATAACTGCCATCAAATGTAAAAACAATTAAGATACTAATGTGGAATTTTGAACAAAGAGTCTAACAATTGGCTTCTATGAAAATATTTGGGAATTGATTCTTCATGAATGATTTGAAGATACTAATGTAACTGTTTTTAATCTTACCAAGAACAACGGGAGGGAATAGTCATCTGTCTCACCGAATATGAATGGAAGTGTATGTCGCAAAATCAGAAGAACCATGAACTGCAAAAAACAGACTAAAATGAGTTCTCCAaacacaaatttttaaaaagaaagtcCAGTCTAATACGTTTGAGAGATAGAGATAATACGATTATGGCAACTGAACGACAGCAAAACAAGTTCCTGGTTGAAGAAACCGAATATTCATCATCATAGTTGTGATTGAGAAAATTACGGTCAGTTGAGACCATTGCTATAAGCCGTTGATTATTCAAATCCCTTCTACTGATTTCCCAATTTCCCCTGTTAAAAGACATCAATGGagaatatatttcaattaatctgcagaaaaaacaatagtttttcttcatttttgtgTGGTCAGAAGCTTAAACCAGTTACCTAAAGTTCAACGGAATTGGCCCAAATTGAAACATAGGAGGCGGTGCAGTATAACCGGGCTTAAATGgctaaaaaacataaatatccACAGAATTATCAATTTAAAGAACATTACCAATTTACAGACAATACAACAAAACAAGATCATTATTACCTGTTGGCAAATCTCACAAATTGTGTCACCTTTCTCATTACACCACCTTTGAACACATCTCCGGTGTGCATACTGTATCGAACATAAAATGTATAGGAATTGAAACAAGTTCAGTTGAGCAAAATGATTCATAATTCTACTCATCTAAACATTTTTTCACATCAGTGGCAGGCTAATAGATGATTTTACTGTTTAAACTTTAAAGTGTTCTTCGTTGTTTATATCGTCTCATATCATCAACCTTTATTTACCAAAAATCTGAtaattcttttcaaaaatacaaGCTCTAATATGACAGTAGAAGGCTAATAATTGAGTATCAAATCCAAGAATCATAAaacataaagaaaaatgaaacaatttgtaatgaaaatagaaaatctCACCTTAAGACTTCCACGACAAAAGCAAGGAATTTCCATATTTGAATCAAGATCATCATCTTGACATATTCTACATTCAACCATCTTACTAGGTAAATACACGCCATTTGAAGAACAATCAACTGTTACATCAACAGgtttttcatcaaatttgaattgattCCTACTCTCAATTGCAGCCTCAAGTGTTGATTCCGTCAACAAACGATCAACTAACAATACGAAATGATCACCCATAGACTTTGATCAAATAACTTAAACCCTAACAACAACCCACTTGGATAAATTCAAAACCCAGTAGAAATAACTGTTCCTGCCAAACAAAGTAAGAATTTTTTTTCAGTAAACAAGAAAAG
Proteins encoded:
- the LOC124912270 gene encoding uncharacterized protein LOC124912270; amino-acid sequence: MGDHFVLLVDRLLTESTLEAAIESRNQFKFDEKPVDVTVDCSSNGVYLPSKMVECRICQDDDLDSNMEIPCFCRGSLKYAHRRCVQRWCNEKGDTICEICQQPFKPGYTAPPPMFQFGPIPLNFRGNWEISRRDLNNQRLIAMVSTDRNFLNHNYDDEYSVSSTRNLFCCRSVAIIFMVLLILRHTLPFIFGETDDYSLPLFLLLLLRVSGIVLPIYIIAKAVNAIRCARRQRESPTTMGSSSDEETEEMNLEHRAHIIHIP